Part of the Intestinibacillus sp. Marseille-P6563 genome is shown below.
TGACGCTGGGCGGCGCGCAAGCAGTGATCGATACCAGCATGTCGGAAAGCGGGATGACCCCGCCCTTGCAGGACAGCAAATCCATCGGCTTTTATGGCCTGGAAAAGACCGTGCGGGCCAATAACCAAACCATTCAAAGTTTGCAAAAGACCCTGGCCAGTGTGGGCTCGACCGACGTAGTCGGCCCGATCGAGGACCAGATTTGGAATTATGAGATGCAAAACAGCAATCTGGAAGCTCAAAAGAACAGCTATGAAAAAGCAGCACAGAATTTGCGGAATCAGTTGAATCAAGTGAGCGGTAATGCAGATTTGGAAGCCTCTTTGAAGGCACAGATTGAGCAAATGAATACCTTGGCGAATAACGCGGCAGCGAATATCCAGAAGAATCAGGCGGTCATCAACGGCCTGGAGGATTCCAAGGACGATGCGCCGGCCGACCTGGCAGATACCTACGCCACCACCGAAAAGCAGGTGGAAAATTCGGCCAACCAGATTGTCATGGGCGCCCAGACGCAATATATCTCGCTGTGCACCATGCAGGACAACATCGAAGCGCTCGACCGCACGATTGCAGCCATTGACCGGCAGCTTCCGGTCGTCGAAAAGCAGTATGAGATCGGCATGGCGACCGCGCTGGACGTGGAAAACCTCAAAAACCAGCGGGCAGCCGCCGTATCCAGCAAGCTGACACTGGAAAACCAAATCGCTTCGATTGAAAACAGCTTGTCGCTCACGCTCGGCAACGATGCGGGCACGACCGTGCATGTGCAGAAGGTGCCTGAAGTCACCGACCGGCAGCTGCGCGAAATGAATTATGAAAAAGACTTGGAAGAGGCCAAGACAAACAGTTACACCATCTGGCAGAAGCGGGATGCGCTGCGCAAAGCCTCCAACGACTACGAAGATGATGTAACCTCAACGCTTGATGCGTACAATGCCGCCAAGATCGATTTGGCCGCGGCGCAGGAACAGGTGGAAAACGATTTCCGTAAGCTGTTCAATGACGTGAGCGAGAAAAAGCGTCTGCTGGATAAGGCCGAAAGCGACCTGGAACTGGCAGAGAGCAACTATAAAGTCGCGGAAACCAAGTACGAAAAAGGCATGATCTCCAAATTGGAGTATGAAAATGCACAAGACACCCTGGAGACGGCCAAGGCGGCGATCACAACCGCGCAGACCGATCTGTTTACCGCGTATAATACCTATGATTGGGCCAAGCGCGGCGTGATGTAAATCGGCAAAAAGGAGAAACCAAGATGAAGCAAACCAAACGGTTCCTGGCGCTCGGTATGGCAGCTTGCCTGCTGCTGCTCGGCGCCTGTGGCAACAACGGCGCTGGGGATTCCTCCGCAGAGGATGAACTCAAAACAACGGCCGTCGAAGTCCAGACAGTCGCGCAGGGGGAAATGGCAGCCTCCAACACCTTGGCTGGGCAGGTCACCCCGATCGAGTCCATTCAGGTGTTCCCCATGCTTTCCGGACAGGTGCAGACCCTGAATGTGGCCGAAGGACAGGTGGTGAACCAGGGCGATACGCTCTTTACCATCGATACCACGACCGTCACTTCGACCCTGAGCGCGTTGCAGCAAAGCTATAACGCCACCAAGACGGCTACCGATCAAGCGATTTCCAGTGCACAGATCGGCGTGCAGAACGCCGAACTGGCAGTCACCCAGGCACAGACGTCGCTCGACAATACCAACGCCCTGTTTGAAGTGGGCGCGGCGTCCAGCCAGCAGGTGACCCAGGCCGAACAGGCCTTGCAGCAGGCGCAGGCCGCCTTGCAGCAGGCCCAGGCCAGCGTCCAGCAGGCCCAGGCGTCGCAGCAGTCCTCCCTGGCCCAGATTCAGGCGTCCATTGACCAGATCAAGGCCCAGGCAGCATTGGGCACGGTTACCGCACCAGTGTCCGGTAAGGTCACCGAAGTGAACATCACCCTGGGCGGCATGGCGGCCCAGAGCACGCCCGCCGTTGTCATCGCCAAGGACAGTGCGCTGATGGTTTCGGTGTTTGCCAGCGAAAACGTGCGCGCCGGCTTGCAAGTGGGCGATGTGGCCGATGTGACCATTGAATCGGTTTCCAGCGACCCCATGCAGTGCTCCATCCGCACCGTAGCCGAAACGGCCGATGCGCAGACCAATCTCTATGAAATCACCCTCTACTTACCCAACGGCATCAATCCGCCCATTGGCGCCTTTGCCGATGTGACGTTATACACCGACCGCCGTGACAGTGCTATCCAAATCCCCACCGAGGCCATTTTGACCGATGGAGAGGAACAGTATGTCTTTGTGGTCAATAACGGCGTGGCAGCCAAGGTCGTCATCCAGACCGGTCTGGTCGGGGATGGTGTGACCGAGGTGACAGGCGGCCTGACCGGCGGCGAATCGCTGGTTGTCAAGGGACAAAGCTACCTGTCTGATGGCACGGCGGTGCGCATCGTCGACGGGGAGGAATAAAATGAAAACAGCAGCATTTTGTATCCGGCACCGGGTTACGACCATCATGATCTATATCATGGCCGTGATCTTCGGTATCATGGGCTTTACCTCGCTTCCCCTGGCGCTCATGCCGGACATTGAGTTGCCCATGGCCATTATTATGACCACCTACGCGGGCGCGGGTCCGGAGGAAATCGAAAACCTCGTGACCAAACCCATTGAGAGCGCGTGCGCCAGCGTGGCGGGCATGGAAGAATTGCAGTCGCAGTCGAGCGAAAACTCGAGCATCGTCATGGTGACGTTCTCGGACGGCACCGACCTGGACGAAGCGCTCACCGACCTGCGAGATAAGGTCGATCAGGCCAAATCCATGCTGCCCGACGACGCTTCGGCGCCGACGGTCATGAAAATGGACATCAGCTCCATGCCGGTCGTGATGATCGGCCTGCGCGGCGCCGACCTGGCCCAGCTCCAGCAGATCGCCGACGATGACATCACCCCGGCGCTCGAACGTATCGATGGTGTAGCCTCGGTCACGGTTTCGGGCGGCTACGACAATGAAGTATCCATCCAGACCCATGCCGACCAAATGAGCGGCTATGGGCTGAGCATTTCCTACATTTCGCAGATTTTGGCGGCCCAAAATATCGCCATCCCGGCCGGTGACGTGGACAATGGTTCGCAGTCGCTGTCGGTGCGCACCACGGGCGAATTCCAATCGGTGGATGATATCGCCGATCTGCTCATCCCGCTGCCCACGGGTGGCAGTGTGCGCCTAGGCGAAGTCGCGGACGTATCCATGCAGCCGACCGATCAGGACGCGATTGCCAAGATCGACGGCGAACCGTGTGTCATCATCACCGTGCAGCAGCAGTCGGACTCCAACACCGTGGATGTGGCCAACCGCGTCAAGGCGCAGCTGGACACCATCACCGAGGAAAACCCGACGCTCGACTGGTCGATCCTCATGGACCAGTCGGACTACATCAACCTGTCGGTTGATTCGGTGGTGCAGAACATCGTGCTGGGCGTTGTGCTGGCAGCGCTTGTGCTGCTCGTCTTCCTGCGCGACCTGGGCGCAACGACCGTTATCGCCATTTCCATGCCGGTTTGTATCATCTCGGTCTTCCTGGTCATGAATGCGCTGGATATCACCATGAACATGATGAGTCTGGGCGGTTTGGCCATGGGCGTAGGCATGATCGTGGATAACTCGATCGTTGTGCTGGAAAACATCTTCCGTTACCGTTCGGACGGCTTTAGCCGCTGGGATTCGTGTACCAAGGGTACGGCCGAAGTTTCGTTGTCCATCACAGCCGGTACCCTGACGACCGTGGCCGTGTTCCTGCCCATCGGTCTGTCCGGCGGTCTCGCAGGCATGATGTTTAAGGAATTTTCGATTACGATTTCGTCGCTGCTGTTTGCGTCGCTGTTCATCGCGCTGACGCTGGTGCCGCTGCTGTGCTATATCCTGCTCGACCGCGGCAAGGAAAAGCGCCGCCTGACCGGTCACAAGGGCGACATTGCCGACCGGCCCATGCTGCGCGGCTACAAAAAACTATTGCGGCTGTTCATCACTCAGCGCAAGATCGCGGTCCTGGTATCGCTCGCGCTTCTGGTGGTGTTTGGCATGTCGATCGGTCTGGCTGGGTTTGAGCTCATGCCCGCGACCGACGAAGGCCAGATCAGTGTGTCCCTGGAAATGCCGGTGGGCGCAGAACTGGAAGAAACCGCCGAAATTGCCGACCGGGTGACCGATATTGCAGTGGAAACCATCCCCGAACTCGAAAGCATCTACTACACTACGGGCGGCACCTCGATCATGGGCGGCGGTACCTCGCTGACCATTGACGTGGGCTCCAAGAAAGACCGTGACCGCGGTGTGGAAGAGATTGCAAACACCCTGCGCGACGATTTGGCCGATATTGCGGGCTGTGAACTGACAGTGGAAGCGACCAGCACCACCAGCATGGGCACGTCGAGCGGCAGTGCGGTTTCGGTATCGCTGCGCGGCAACGATTACGACGCTTTGACCGAAGCGGGCGACCGTCTGGTGCAGGAAATTGAGACCCTGCCCGATGCGATCGATGTCAAATCCTCGGCATCCGACCAGGTGCCGCAGGTGGATATTACCCTCCGGCACACCAACGCGGCGCGCTATGGCTTGAATGCTTCGACCATTGGCTCTGCGGTGCGCAGTGAACTGGACGGCTCGACAGCCACCAAACTGAAGGTCGACGGCGAGGAGATCAACGTCAGTGTCAAGGGCGACAGCCGGTCGAGCACCAGCCTGGATGCGCTGCGCGCGGTACCCATCCCGACCAATTCGGGTGGTTCGGTGCCGCTGAGCGTGGTCGCCGATGTGCAGGTCGTACAGGCGCCCCAGCAGATCAGCCGCGACAACCAAAGCCGTACCATTATGGTCACAGCAGGCACCAAATCGGACGATGTGGTGGCCTTTAATCAGCAGGTCAATGAAATTCTGGCAGACTTCAATTTGCCCGACGGCGTGGACATCGAAACCGGCGGCGAAATGGCCGATATGGCCGAATCGTTTGGCTCGCTCGGCCAGGCGCTGGTTGTTGGCCTCGGACTCATCTATTTCATCCTGGCCAGCCAGTTTGAATCGTTTATCATGCCGGTCATCGTCATGATGATTTTGCCCATTGGTCTGATCGGCTCGCTGTTTGGCCTGCCGTTGACCGGACAGAAGATCTCGATCGTGGCATTCATTGGCGTAATTATGCTGGCCGGTACGGTGGTCAACTCGTCCATCGTTCTGGTCGACTACATCAACACCCGCCGTAAGCGTGGCGAAGACAAAAATACGGCGATTTTAAACGCCTGCCCGCGCCGTATCCGGCCGGTGCTGATGACCACGCTGACCACCATCCTAGGCCTGCTGCCTATGGCATTCGCCCAGGGCGAAGGCTCGGAAATGATGGCCCCCATGGCCGTGGTTATGATTACCGGTATGGTGGTTTCCACCATTGTTACGC
Proteins encoded:
- a CDS encoding TolC family protein, with protein sequence MMGKKAIAMLAAGAMAVGLTTPAGAIAGMDAGLALTLGGAQAVIDTSMSESGMTPPLQDSKSIGFYGLEKTVRANNQTIQSLQKTLASVGSTDVVGPIEDQIWNYEMQNSNLEAQKNSYEKAAQNLRNQLNQVSGNADLEASLKAQIEQMNTLANNAAANIQKNQAVINGLEDSKDDAPADLADTYATTEKQVENSANQIVMGAQTQYISLCTMQDNIEALDRTIAAIDRQLPVVEKQYEIGMATALDVENLKNQRAAAVSSKLTLENQIASIENSLSLTLGNDAGTTVHVQKVPEVTDRQLREMNYEKDLEEAKTNSYTIWQKRDALRKASNDYEDDVTSTLDAYNAAKIDLAAAQEQVENDFRKLFNDVSEKKRLLDKAESDLELAESNYKVAETKYEKGMISKLEYENAQDTLETAKAAITTAQTDLFTAYNTYDWAKRGVM
- a CDS encoding efflux RND transporter periplasmic adaptor subunit, whose translation is MKQTKRFLALGMAACLLLLGACGNNGAGDSSAEDELKTTAVEVQTVAQGEMAASNTLAGQVTPIESIQVFPMLSGQVQTLNVAEGQVVNQGDTLFTIDTTTVTSTLSALQQSYNATKTATDQAISSAQIGVQNAELAVTQAQTSLDNTNALFEVGAASSQQVTQAEQALQQAQAALQQAQASVQQAQASQQSSLAQIQASIDQIKAQAALGTVTAPVSGKVTEVNITLGGMAAQSTPAVVIAKDSALMVSVFASENVRAGLQVGDVADVTIESVSSDPMQCSIRTVAETADAQTNLYEITLYLPNGINPPIGAFADVTLYTDRRDSAIQIPTEAILTDGEEQYVFVVNNGVAAKVVIQTGLVGDGVTEVTGGLTGGESLVVKGQSYLSDGTAVRIVDGEE
- a CDS encoding efflux RND transporter permease subunit, encoding MKTAAFCIRHRVTTIMIYIMAVIFGIMGFTSLPLALMPDIELPMAIIMTTYAGAGPEEIENLVTKPIESACASVAGMEELQSQSSENSSIVMVTFSDGTDLDEALTDLRDKVDQAKSMLPDDASAPTVMKMDISSMPVVMIGLRGADLAQLQQIADDDITPALERIDGVASVTVSGGYDNEVSIQTHADQMSGYGLSISYISQILAAQNIAIPAGDVDNGSQSLSVRTTGEFQSVDDIADLLIPLPTGGSVRLGEVADVSMQPTDQDAIAKIDGEPCVIITVQQQSDSNTVDVANRVKAQLDTITEENPTLDWSILMDQSDYINLSVDSVVQNIVLGVVLAALVLLVFLRDLGATTVIAISMPVCIISVFLVMNALDITMNMMSLGGLAMGVGMIVDNSIVVLENIFRYRSDGFSRWDSCTKGTAEVSLSITAGTLTTVAVFLPIGLSGGLAGMMFKEFSITISSLLFASLFIALTLVPLLCYILLDRGKEKRRLTGHKGDIADRPMLRGYKKLLRLFITQRKIAVLVSLALLVVFGMSIGLAGFELMPATDEGQISVSLEMPVGAELEETAEIADRVTDIAVETIPELESIYYTTGGTSIMGGGTSLTIDVGSKKDRDRGVEEIANTLRDDLADIAGCELTVEATSTTSMGTSSGSAVSVSLRGNDYDALTEAGDRLVQEIETLPDAIDVKSSASDQVPQVDITLRHTNAARYGLNASTIGSAVRSELDGSTATKLKVDGEEINVSVKGDSRSSTSLDALRAVPIPTNSGGSVPLSVVADVQVVQAPQQISRDNQSRTIMVTAGTKSDDVVAFNQQVNEILADFNLPDGVDIETGGEMADMAESFGSLGQALVVGLGLIYFILASQFESFIMPVIVMMILPIGLIGSLFGLPLTGQKISIVAFIGVIMLAGTVVNSSIVLVDYINTRRKRGEDKNTAILNACPRRIRPVLMTTLTTILGLLPMAFAQGEGSEMMAPMAVVMITGMVVSTIVTLFFTPVYYSLIDSISERFKNRKRRRGGKNGDPDDEEPEPPLEPETKEEGVHV